The Tachysurus vachellii isolate PV-2020 chromosome 21, HZAU_Pvac_v1, whole genome shotgun sequence region CTTTGTGAGAGGTTAGAGGAGGTTCCTCTGGCCTACATGGTTTCGTCCCATAAgctcttcatggagctgctttcagatgaggaaaagaaaacccTGCTGGATCAGATGAGGAGACGATCAGCTACAGTCAACCTCAGCGCCAAGCCACTGCCCTCTTTCTATGACATCCCAGGTATGTTAGGTGCTGGAGCCTACGGTTGATTTTATGTTATGATAAAAGTGATCGTTATGCACAGACCATTAcgaatatgtatgtatatatatatatatatacatatatatatatatacacacacacacacacacacacacacacacacacacacacacacacacatatatatatttattatttttttgtaccaATTTGTAGCCTCTGCTAGTGTGAATATTGGTCAGCTGGAGCAGCAGCTCATTCTCTCCCTGGATGCACGTCAGATCAGACAGATCCTCATCGAGCTCCATGGCATGGCCGAACGCTCCTTCTGGAGAGTAAATGGCAAGGTCAGAAATATAAAAGTTTACAGTGTGTTCATGGGACATTTCACCATAAAATACCTCAAGCCATTCACTTGATAATTCCTAGAAGAGCTGagatgatcatttttttttattaagatacATTCATATTTTCTTTCATATGAGCAGTTGTTACTGAGtctgcctttattttttttatattatgtttctACCACATTATGTGCTATGTGTAACCAGTTTGAGCCATTGCTCTAATATACAAGATACAGTTCAAATATATCCATGTTTGAGGGAAAACAAAGATGTCCTGCATATCTAGTGTCTTAATATACTGCTAACAGCAAGCCCTGAGACATAAATTAATACAGATACAAAAGCATGGTGTAGTGTATTTCTAATTAAGAGTAAAAACGATCAGTTACTAGTCACTGCTGCATGGGATTTTATCATTagactttattttgttgttggtttagcCTCTATCGATGTTGATAAATGCTGCTGCATTGGTTCTACTTGGTTTTCTACTTTGTCTCTAGTGGGAAGTTCCTACAGACTACATAAATGTCATCCTCGCCATTAAGGATAACATCACACGGGACCTCCTGTACATTCTTATGGCCAAAGGCCTTCACTGTGTCAATATAAAGGTTTGAAATTTATCAATGTGTCATTAGTATCAGAAATCAGGATTTTATGCAAAgctgtattttaaatgtaagaCTTTATAGATGTATGCTGATCTataacatcattaaaaaaaacatggttttTGAAATTATGGTAAGTATGATTTCATGCGTATACGAAGAATGCATTTGTTTGTTGCAGGACTTTGTTCATGCTCGGCAGCTCTTCTCAGCTTGCCTGGAGCTGGTGACTGAATTCTCGCCTAAGCTGCGGCAGGTCATGTTGAACGAGATGCTGCTGCTAGAGGTGCGAGCACACGAGGCCGAGGGCGGGATGGAAAGACCCCCTTCAGACCTGGTGAGCAGGGTCCGAGGCTACCTCGAGATGAGAATCCACGGTAAGAGAAGCATTTTCCTCACTTCTTATTCATCTTAATATCTCATTTTAGTGCACTTCATACAAGTTACAATAACGTAGTGGTATGTGATGGGagtttgttgtcatttttttcagaTATTCCGCTCCGACAGGTCATCGGGGAAGAGTGTGTGGCATTCATGTTAAACTGGAGAGAGAATGAATATCTCACGTTACAGGTGCCGCAGTCGTTGGTCAACAGCAACCCATACATTAGGGTGAGAATATATTGGTGCTGTTTTATCTGCTTAGTTATTTGGAGGAAATTGGCTTCCTATTTGTTTTCTTATCATTAAAGTATCATTAAAGTCTGATTTTAAGATGCTAATATCTAAAACGGTTGGTCATCTTCTCAGTGTTGTTATTAAGCATGGCATTTCTGGATTggacagtatttttttattttttgtctgtgtaGCTGGGGCAGCTTTTAGCCTCCACCTGTAAGGAGCTCCCAGGTCCTAAAGAGAGTCGGCGGACTGCTAAAGAACTGTGGGAGGTGGTTGTACAAATCTGCAGCGTGTCCAGTCAGCACAAACGGACCAGCGACGGACGAGTCAGCCTCATCAAACAGAGAGATTCCTCACTCGGCATCCTGACCAGGTGAGGCATACAGTCAGCAAGGCCTGGTTAAGTAGGCGCTTCCATTCTGGTGTTTTATGCAACATTTTATGCATTATACTGTGTTACATGGTCGGCTGACTGGATAAATGCAAGAATGAGCAGGTTTACGGAAAAGAAAAACGCCAGTGGAAGTGTTTCTGTGTCTATGTAAATACACCTGACGTGAAGTACATTTGTGAAAAATGTCCTGTTCAGATGTAAAACTATTTAAGTAATGctgaatctttcttttttttctcttcctattGCATTTGCTTGCTCTCAGGAGTAAATTCATCACATTTGTCAAAAAACTGCGGGTGAGTTCGTATATTATCCTATTATAACGctttcaaaaatgtttattattattttaagatgTAACACTACTAATTATCATGGTTTCCTTCAGGAGCCTTTGGTCCTGACCACACTTATCTCTTTATTTGTGAGACTGCACAGTATTGTAAGGGTAAGTATAAACACACCTGAattcttttatataaatgtcGAGTTTaccttaatataaaatgtaatgtacttgtaattttttaatttttttttttaaaaaaggatgaCATTGTGAATGAAGTGACTGCAGAACACCTGTCCATATGGCCTTCCTCCCTGGCAAAGTAAGAGTCCTACGCCTGCTGACCTTTTTCTATATATTTGAAAAGAGCTTTGCAGATTGAAGATCTGTTTAAGAGCATTAGGTGCAGTCAGGATGGTGTATTCTAATCAAAGAAGCATGGCTGGTTGATGATATTGTGACGCACGTCTTCCAGTATACAGTCTGTTGATGTGGAGGCTGTAGCAGTAACCGTGAAGGAGCTTGTAACCTACGCTCTCATCCTTAACCCCAACAACCAGGCCTGGCTCATCACCCAAGCCGACATATACTTTGGCAAGTGTCGCTGTATAAAATTACTTGGGGATCTCTgcctattattatttataatactgtataaaatactagtctttttttgttctctctgaGCAGTGACGAACCAGTACTCTGCTGCCATGCACTACTACCTACAGGCTGGTATGGTGTGCTCGGATTTCTTCACCAAACCCGTCCCTCCCGACGTCTACACCGACCAGGTACAACCAGACGCTATTACAGTTCATCGTTACACAACAAATTCAAGTTTTTGTGCTGTCACAGGACGATAAtcaacactgatgtgtgtgattgtgccctgtgtaATGTGCTCAGAGATCCTCTTACCACCTGAATGTTGATCATTTTCCTGCAACAGCATGtgacagtgttttattcctcttacactaTTACTGATTACATTTTCCTTATCCATTTTTCTCTGCAATTTGGTCACCAGATTGGAACCAGTCatatttttatccgtttatagttgtGGAACATCCCCAAAGCAAGTTATTGTTATCACTTGGCTGCAACTAAGCTATTCCTTGGTagcctttatttttacactctCAAAATTGGTCACAACTGAGAAGTGCAATATCCGCTGTCCTAAAGGTCCCGTAGCAGAAAACTTAAACGACTTCACCTAGAAGCGCTGAAACTCAATTCTTTCATAAACGGCAAATAAATGACACgtagaaaaaatgtttaatgttggcCTTGAACTATCTGGAGACGCACCGAACAAATTCTTATGCATTACTTGTATTGCAAAGAACATGTTAATGTAAATCTGGGATGTGTTTTGCAGCTGAATTTCTGTCACAATTCTAGCTGTTAGGATTTTAGAGGGactttattttggtttattttacaCTGGGCAATGTTTTAACAGGTTCTGAAGAGAATGATCAAGTGTTGCTCCTTGCTAAACTGTCATACTCAGGTAAGGCAGCACACACTGTGGTACTCggttaaagatttttaaaaaccgGAAATGATGTAACGATGCAGTCGGTTCCGTAGGTCGCGGTTCTCTGCCAGTTTCTGAGGGAAGTCGACTATATGACTGCATTCAAAGCTCTCCAGGAGCAGAACAGGTATAAAGCCAAACATTAGTTTTGTACTATTAGATTATTCATGCAGTATACAATCCATATGTATGGATaatataaagtttttatttatttctttttttacttaagCCATGATTCCATGGATTCGTTTTATGATTACATCTGGGACGTGACCATCCTGGAGTATTTGACCCGTATCCTTTCACAAACTTGTCCGTGTGTTTAGCCGCTCTGTGAGGACCAAATCACTggaaattcattttattaaaaaaattaagtgtaTTAAAGTGAAATCTGTTGCTTAAGAAgttacagtaatataaaataatcagaagtCAATGTCCAGCCAAAAGTCCAGTGTTTCACTATTAATGAATTACTTTAGTCTTAACTGGAACATTACAGATATTCATCACAAACGGGGTGAGACTGAAAGAAGACAAGTTGCTGTGAgtatcatttcatttcacaatcTTTCCCCCTGCAAAACAGGGCTGTTTTATTAAATCTGACCTTTTGTTTGATCATACTCTAGACTTAATATCAAAAACTGCTTCTGTAgcaatttattcttttttttttgttgcatgaAATACTTATGAATTTATAAAGCAAAAATATGATACAGATCTACTTTGAGCACAAGTTAAACTGATATAAAACTGAGATTGATTCGAACAGATCAAAGCTATCGGACAGACGGAGCTCAACTCCAGCAACCCGGAGGAGGTTTTGCAGCTCGCTGctcagaagagaaagaagaaattcCTTCAGGCCATGGcaaaactttacttttaaagtaaattcacagaggaaaaaaaaaaaaaaaaaacaaccaaaaacaattatgtacattattttttgaaacaaaaataaatacattcattaacTCCAGTATTCTGTAAATttcttttacatatatatacacacacgatTGATCTATGATCAAAATATATCCATATCTACAcacacttattaaaaaaaaaattagaattacATCAAGAACTTTGTTACCAGATGCTGTTTAACCTTCTGCTAATTTGGACTTTGGGGTAAGAATCATAAATAATTTTCAAtagcattcatttattctgtaCAATACTGCATgtatgacagaaaaaaataagattcaCAGGTATCCAGTCaaacttaatattttttaaccatttgACAGTACCATTTACAGGTCATTTTAGTTACATAGCATGGAATATTGCACATTATATATGTGGATATAAACAGCTGTAATGAACCAGCGTTAGATTTAGAGTCAAATCTTACAGGGTCACGTtgtttacaaatatatttgacagTTAAGCTTCATAAGTAATAAAACATCTATTTACAAATTGTACTTGAACAGTGATAGTAATAAAATCCCTGAGGACATGCTTTGCTGATGtcttagtgattttttttctcctttcaggtttgaaattaaacaaaatgcagttcatggaagttttttttttcttttctttttaaatatcaacCTTCCTATTcacattatacaatatattaatCTCCCAGCTGCTCTGTAATGAAGCCTTGTACAGTAGCTTTAAGCTGTAGGGAAGAGAGAAGCATTGGGTCGTACTGCAGCACTGATCCCTCAGTGTGTGCTGGGTTTCTCGGCGCTGCTCGGTGGTGTAGGGGGAAAGACGCCGCTTGTGGAAATGGTGTGTTTTTGCTGTGCTTCAttctattaaaacaaaaaagttcatTGGTACAGTAAATTTCTCGACTGTGTTATAAACAGGGTGATATCCATTCATATCAATCATGATTCATTTGcacaaatgtttgtgtatagaTTCATCATTTAGACAAAGATTATAATCACAAGCTGAAAGGAAGCTGATATGAGTTTAGAATTTTGTAACTTTTAACCTGTGAAttaaatttttctttatttcttaaatatctaaatatttaaaaagtaaaactaCTTTTTtggtattaaatataatttttattttataagcaaCATGACtcatgacacacacatggaATTGTCTTAAATGACAATTTTATAAATTGCCATGAAATAAATCGCCACCATCACATTTCTATCTAAACACAAGCAGGATGAAATGCTTCTCTTACCCCAGGGTTAAAGTACGAACCTATTGCTAAAATAACCAGTTTGTCTGTTTTCCCCTGTAACTCACCAGCATAGACAGGTAGCTGATGTGGGTCTGAATGTTGTGTCGGTCCTCACAAGACACTTTAGCAAAATCTTTAAGCTTTGGGCTCTCATAACCCATCATGGTCTCTATAAAAGGAGCCATCCAGTTCACACAGCTCTCTACTGCCTCCCAGGTCAAACCTGCACCAAGAAGAAAAAgggcagggggaaaaaaaaaaaaaaaaaaaaaaaaaggtattaagTAAATGTAATCACTTTTCTGTAAATACACGTCAGCATGCGTTACTGTGAACATTCTGCGTGACACAAAAGTGAAACATGGGAAAGGAAGTCCGAAGGCAAAATGATCGTGTACTACAGAAACTGTAATGGGAGTCTTATTTATACAACAGAAAGTGTTTGGATCAGTTTGTCTTTTTGAAACAGATTATGGTTTCATAGGGAAAAACCCTGTGGGGCTGATATGTTGAGTACCACCTAAGCTTCAGTTTGTGCAACTGTGGAAATTccaccaattaaaaaaaagaaagaaagaaagaaagaaagaaagaaagaaagaaagcacttGAAATCTTGTTCTTACCTGAGACTTTCTGTACAACTTCAAAAGATATGAAGTGGCAAAAGGCAGCTGCAGCCAGCACCCCGTATTTAAACTCCAGTGAGTTGATATCTAGGATGCACAAATCTAAAAGctgagagaaaagcagaagttatataaaatgttaaaatgttaaatacacCGTCTTCAAAGTGCTCCGTGTTCATACCTGTGTAATCTGTATGTACGTCTCTTGAGAAAACTGTGGCACTAGCAGATTAGTTAAATCGTACACCGAGGCCATCTGTATGTAAAGCTTCATCCATGAAACGACAGTTTCGGGATACAAGTCCCAATTTAATGCCTGTTCAAGACGTGAACATGAAATGCATAAATTTAACAGGACACTTTTCACAGAAATCCAGTATTGTTATTGTATGAATAGGCTGATGAACGAGAATAAGCTTAGCACACATACTTTTAACATGATAAGCTCCATCTGTAGGATCTCCTCTTCGAGACATGCGCCGTCCGTGACGTAGGCCAACTCCGTGAGTTTGGGTGGATAAATTTCCTGCAAGAACATGCATGGTTTAGACTTTATTCCTCTCCTTAAAACAGCGTGAACTTATCACGTTACGTATTCTCCGGCATGGTCTTTACCTCAATTTTTGAAGCGATGAAGAGCGCAGTGATGCCGATGAGCTGAAGCCGCTCCTTTTCCGTGTTGTCTTGAGTAAGCATGAACCGGTCAAAGAAGTCCTGTGCGAGGTAGAATGTCTGTCTGTGAAGCAGATAAGCCTCACATACCTAAAGGGAGGCAAAAATTGCATGTCATTCTATGTGGCTTGTACACAATGACGTAATTTTCAACCCTGGTCTAATAAATTGTTTTAACAGACTCAGAAATAGTTtgttatgtatatacacatacatatacatatatatatacacatacatacacacacacacatatatatatacatatatacatacacacagcgtGATGGACCAGCCCCGTAAAAGCAAAATCAGTGTAATTTAACCATTCGGATTTGTACAAAGCACAATAGTAGGTATTTATGAGAAAGGAATGTAAGTCCAGATCTGCCAATGGAAATTGAAGGCTCAACAAAAAATGTGAGATATTTATAGTGTGTTTACCTCCATGAGCCAGTCGAGTAGAACTGCTCTCATCTTGGGCTGGAGTCTCGGATGCCTCTCCAAACTGGTATTACTGTGCTTATACTTAATCTCCTTGCTCAACATCTTAACCCACACGTCCTCTGAACTCCCCCAGCTacaagagcaaaagaaagaaaataaactgttaatgagcaaatgcacaaaatacagcaataaagatttgtttatttattttatgtgcaTTTTTATTGACCACATTTTTTAGCTGCATCTCTGTTCTGGTTTTCTAGCCTACACCTGACTTGTGATTGGAGAAATTTGGTTGATTGATCATTAAAGAAAGTTGGTTGAAATTAACAGCATAATGTTGAaactgcaaaaaacaaaacaaaaaactagagGTTAATAAGCCTATTATCATGCACTTATGTAGTCAAACTTTGGGTCTTGATTAGCTGGTCAGTAACCAGATTTctttatatacactacactatttttaaactttatttcttgAGCGAACACCATTTAATTTTTCAGCCATAGGGTTTTGAATGACTTGTCAGCTGGTTGGAAGTATTTCTCGAGCGTTTGCATGCAAATTACACACAACTGTTCTTCAAAGTTTTAATCATTTCGACAGTTTGTCATGGTGACATCACGGCGCATCATTTTAGTCTAAAGTCAACCAACAAGAACATTAGTTCCGTCTAGACTGAGACACGGTTTGAGACGCGGATTGCGACACTTTCTACCCCCACAGATGCCACATCCATGATGTAAACCTAGATGTAGTGTTAGGACTGACCTGAGTCGGGGGAAAGGAGATGGTCTAGAACATTGGGACAAGCCTGGCTGATCAAATGTATCTTGAATCCCATCCATAGGGGTTTCAATTACGACTTCACCATTGCTCGTTCCCTCTTGAACCCTCATGAGGTTCTGTAATGATAAAGATATCCATAAGAGTAATGatcaaaatgtagaaaatatgaagcacataaaaaaatttcaattcaattaatttgtatagcgcttttaacaatttcccattgtctcaaagcagctttacagaagtatggaaacagaagagagagagaaaaaaataaatagaagaagaagaagaagaagaagaagaagaagaagaagaagaagaagagaaaaacaagcaTATACAGttaaaaagtttcaaattaattttaaaaagattaacttaaaaatgtatgatactatatatatctatccctaatgagcaagccaaagGTGAAggaggcaaggaaaaactccgagatgatttgaggaagaaaccttgagaggaaccaggctcagaagggaacccatcctcatttggcagacacactaatgtaaatagtgtaaatgtaagtaatgtcctttctacaacagtttataatagtgatTAGAATAGAGCTCCCGAGGAACTAacgggtcatcgtaaactctgagttcagcacagacccgattgctgataaagaccagaccatacagctgactgacacaacaatggttcaaaagaaggcacGACAGTCTCTGAgcggcttcatacacaacaatcccatgactGTCTGACCATGTAGATCAATTGCAAGGTGGCAACCAGGCAACAAATAACTAAACAGATTGTCTGATCACTGATCACAGCTGTGGTTTTATTCCAAATTGAGATGTTGGAACATACCTGAGTTTCAACATTTATCATTTTGGCCAGGGTTTTCTTCCTGTTGCATTGCTGTAAACATGAATAAGTTGTTTAAGAGCAACAATCAATAACTCAATAAGCAAATATAACTAAAGTAAAGAATTAAAACAGTCTACAAACCTCCTTTTTACTTTTTGCTCTCTTGTCTTGTCTCTTGTGGGTGgctccatttttgtttttagcttGAAGGCGTCTACTATAAAGCAGGAAGGTGGAGAGATTCAGACACACATAGCATATTACACAGCATTAACAGCTTTACAAGCCTTTTCTCACCTCCGTCTGGTCATTATGCCGTACATCAGGGTGTAATGATGTTGAATCTGGGGTTGCTGAAAGCAAGAAAGAGTGAAACATATTAATGTTAATCCAAGCTGAGACTATTAAAGTTCATTGGCTGGATGAAGTCAAGTTAGCTTTAGGGAACAATAGCAAGAGACACATTAGCATCTAAACTTAACATTTACACTGTTTTAATGAAATAACCTACATTATTAGTGAGTTGTGCGATATGTGAACATCTTTGTGGTATTTTCTGACCACTTTGAAGGGAGTATGAGAAACAATTTAGTAGTTTATTTTGCGGTTTTGAAAGTTGGTACGCGCCAAAATGAAGCCGGGTGGCGCAAATAAAGCGGGACCACAGGAACcggtttatattattaaataaacattaaatatacaaacatgCTCCATTCACAAAATCTACAATAGTAGATGTAAAGTCTGGCtgtaaaaatgcattaaaaatacaCTTTAAGTGCTTATGTATTATAAGTATGCATTAGTTTCCCACCGCCCATTCATATCGTCCCTCCAAATCTTCAGCAGGTTTATTTAGCTGCATTACTTTTCACGATTTAAACTTAAATCCAACTTTTTTTTGGCTTATTTAACATTCTggttatttatacatatatataaaaaaagttgtgcatgtttttattttgcattccGGGCACAAAAACATATAATTAGTTCCGAATTGTAGCTCGTTAGCTTAGTAGCTAAATTAGCATATTCGTGCAAAATACTGACACGAAACATTTTATGTTCTCAGTAAACACGCGCTTAAAGACATTTAGCAGAAATACGATTTTATGACGAGTTAGCTCGATGGTGCAGAATTAGACTTCCTACCTTTTGGTGCAGTTTGAAGTGCAGTGAACAACTCGCGCCGGCGCCAAGACTTTATATACAGGGAGGCACTTTGTCTCCTGCGCATGCGCATGTCCGGTCCCGcgtcaatatttacattttatcagGCCCACGCGCACACATGGGACCACGTGACTAAGCTTTCAAGTTTACAGCATGCGTTAAGTGATAACTTGCTCTGACTTAAACTCTTCAGACAAATTCTAACATCATTATTTACACAACACTCCTTTAAACAActttaaccattttttttatcactcgTATATTCGACACCCGATCAAATTAAAACAACTATACAAAATAcaactataataataactatacaACAGTAATAATGTATATTCACGTACGTGTTGCTAAAACGTATCTGCTGTCGTTTCCGTATTAGGAGGAGTTAAAGTAACAGAGGACCCGTGGGCGAAGTGCACGAGCCAATGATAAGAGAACAGGAGGCGTGGCTTTGATCTGCTTTGACCAATGAAATTTCGAAAGTCTATGGCCACGTGCGTTTTGTGgggaatgtaaacaaacactgaaacactggtCATTCGAGCTCCACGTGGAAGAAACTAGCGAAAGAGAACATGGAAATGAGAccaaaaacagattttattttagcgTAATGtcgattttctctctctctctctctctctctctctctctctctctctctctctctctctctctctctctctctcgacctaTAGCTAACTGAGGCAGCAAGGACGTGTCtcaaacttcttcttctttcggcttttcccttcaggggtcgccacagcgaatcatctctctccaccagtGGTGTAGTCCTAAAATAAAAAGTGGTATACTACTACCCCCGCCCACCTCTTAAACCCCCTGTTCCCTACCACGCtgccaaaacaagaaaagaaaaacaacccaCAGAAGTcaatgtttgcatttacatcacattaacattaatgcctttagacacttttatccaaagaaACTCACAGTGCATTTgagttacatacattttatcagtatctgtgttccctgggaatcgaacccacatcCTTTGAGATGCTAACGTAATGCTCTACCATAATGCACTCctacaattatataaaaactattttgtcattcaattattgcattgtttgttcagttacagtatgttccaaacattttttctaTCTATTGTAACATGGactgtggaaaagtggcatAAGGTTGATTTTTTGATGAATCATCTATTGAACTGCATCCCAATCATCgcaaatactgcagaagaccTATTGGAACCCACATGGACCcaagattcacacagaaaacagtcaagTTCAGTGGAGGAAAAATCATGGTTTGGGGTTACATTCAGTATGGGGGCGTGCGAGAGATCTGCAGAGTTGATGGCAACGTCAACAGCCTGAGGTATCAAGACATTCTTGCTGCCCATTACATACCACAGGAGAGGGCAAATTCTTCAGTAGGATGGTGCTCCTTCTCATACTTCAGCCTCCacctttctgtcctaattaaataattaaaaatcaaggcatgataagattttatttttgtaaaataagcTTAATCTGTAGAGGtctttgcctttcatataagccacttctgattccaaatgatcaactagaagtcaagttattatctgttgttcctacaacttggataggagacaagacttttgtcagggagagtatggataaatttaaagtaattaaatatttcaatatgtttatgcattacaggattcctaaagcaaatatttaatagatataatttacatatttccccCCTTATAGATTCAGTGTGGAACCTGCACAAAATGGTTCCACATAAAATGCCTTGGGATGACAGAAGCACAAATACCGATCGGACATATCCCTATATTGTGCATTGTGCATTGAGCTAAAGCAAGTACAGAGACCATAGAGTTTAACAGTATCTGTAATAACTCTTATATAAGCAGCAGGATTACATATGTTTGACAAAAGCTGATTTACACATTGAAGTTTACATCACAGttaaatgtatattgttgtatattgtttataatgcaaacaataaaaataatcaaaaggtcttaataagtgttgtagtattactatcaggacatcagtgatatgtgagctgaatttggtgacagtacagtgtattacagtgaagttattgaatataatttccataatagtcaagttattgattttctttcattatgaaaaatcataaaaattatacaaaaagacatttcaagtaagtgttgtagtataactatcaggacatcagtgatgtgtgagctgaatttggtgacagtacagtgtattacagtgaaggtATTGAATATAATTTCTATAATAGTGACGTTATGGaattgttttca contains the following coding sequences:
- the ints8 gene encoding integrator complex subunit 8 isoform X2, with product MSAEAADREAVSGSRPTTPPQTSWFEFLLDPSLLEQHFKKNCPDPPPVQLVIQFLEQASKPSVNEQNQVQPPADNRRNRTLKLLALKVAAHLRWDLDVLEKSLTIPVLNMLLNELLCASKVPPGVKHVDLDLSTLPPTTAMAVLIYNRWAMRTIVLSSFPEKQAKPGPHQLNMMSLVQQEKELTENILSVLKEQAADSIRVLEGALNIKKDFYVHTLRTLDLLAADASTTNGETESSTAGLRISADELHCQVHYDLGGIYFQQGCSDPSAYVKAQEHFRKTRELLAKLNPDPLHCHLDERRLAGYWMACRTVTGSSDSCDSQLTPYCLINNLIKTHNYQALIEAFIKDNITHNLPNSFRHSIQLELLHKVQQGDTTLEEVGYKLCVCNAVRDALEGQVLSVRFHQLLLKPSKRTISFLLEVCTRSLDKEHTSEISKRKMALFLKNLCERLEEVPLAYMVSSHKLFMELLSDEEKKTLLDQMRRRSATVNLSAKPLPSFYDIPASASVNIGQLEQQLILSLDARQIRQILIELHGMAERSFWRVNGKWEVPTDYINVILAIKDNITRDLLYILMAKGLHCVNIKDFVHARQLFSACLELVTEFSPKLRQVMLNEMLLLEVRAHEAEGGMERPPSDLVSRVRGYLEMRIHDIPLRQVIGEECVAFMLNWRENEYLTLQVPQSLVNSNPYIRLGQLLASTCKELPGPKESRRTAKELWEVVVQICSVSSQHKRTSDGRVSLIKQRDSSLGILTRSKFITFVKKLREPLVLTTLISLFVRLHSIVRDDIVNEVTAEHLSIWPSSLANIQSVDVEAVAVTVKELVTYALILNPNNQAWLITQADIYFVTNQYSAAMHYYLQAGMVCSDFFTKPVPPDVYTDQVLKRMIKCCSLLNCHTQVAVLCQFLREVDYMTAFKALQEQNSHDSMDSFYDYIWDVTILEYLTHIHHKRGETERRQVAIKAIGQTELNSSNPEEVLQLAAQKRKKKFLQAMAKLYF
- the ints8 gene encoding integrator complex subunit 8 isoform X1, which codes for MVKLKVKMSAEAADREAVSGSRPTTPPQTSWFEFLLDPSLLEQHFKKNCPDPPPVQLVIQFLEQASKPSVNEQNQVQPPADNRRNRTLKLLALKVAAHLRWDLDVLEKSLTIPVLNMLLNELLCASKVPPGVKHVDLDLSTLPPTTAMAVLIYNRWAMRTIVLSSFPEKQAKPGPHQLNMMSLVQQEKELTENILSVLKEQAADSIRVLEGALNIKKDFYVHTLRTLDLLAADASTTNGETESSTAGLRISADELHCQVHYDLGGIYFQQGCSDPSAYVKAQEHFRKTRELLAKLNPDPLHCHLDERRLAGYWMACRTVTGSSDSCDSQLTPYCLINNLIKTHNYQALIEAFIKDNITHNLPNSFRHSIQLELLHKVQQGDTTLEEVGYKLCVCNAVRDALEGQVLSVRFHQLLLKPSKRTISFLLEVCTRSLDKEHTSEISKRKMALFLKNLCERLEEVPLAYMVSSHKLFMELLSDEEKKTLLDQMRRRSATVNLSAKPLPSFYDIPASASVNIGQLEQQLILSLDARQIRQILIELHGMAERSFWRVNGKWEVPTDYINVILAIKDNITRDLLYILMAKGLHCVNIKDFVHARQLFSACLELVTEFSPKLRQVMLNEMLLLEVRAHEAEGGMERPPSDLVSRVRGYLEMRIHDIPLRQVIGEECVAFMLNWRENEYLTLQVPQSLVNSNPYIRLGQLLASTCKELPGPKESRRTAKELWEVVVQICSVSSQHKRTSDGRVSLIKQRDSSLGILTRSKFITFVKKLREPLVLTTLISLFVRLHSIVRDDIVNEVTAEHLSIWPSSLANIQSVDVEAVAVTVKELVTYALILNPNNQAWLITQADIYFVTNQYSAAMHYYLQAGMVCSDFFTKPVPPDVYTDQVLKRMIKCCSLLNCHTQVAVLCQFLREVDYMTAFKALQEQNSHDSMDSFYDYIWDVTILEYLTHIHHKRGETERRQVAIKAIGQTELNSSNPEEVLQLAAQKRKKKFLQAMAKLYF